The Brevundimonas sp. SORGH_AS_0993 genome segment AAGATTCCGGCCAACGAGTCCGTGCGCTTCCGCCATTTCCCCAAGCCCAAGTCGACCTGGGAGGCCATCTCGGAGATGTTCGGCGTCCAGACCGAGGCGGCCAAGGCCCTGGTCATGCTGGGCGGCGTCATGGCCGATCCGCAGGCCCAGACGATCATGCGCCGCATCGACAGCGACCGGATGCGCAGCCAGGGCGCCGTCGTTCTGGCCGACCAGCCGACCTTCTGATCCGCCGCCGCGCCGATCCGCCGCACACAGCCGTGACGGGGGGCGCCATTGACCAGGCGGCCCGATGGACCGACATTGGACGTTCGGCGTTTCCTGCAAACGCCAGCCAAGGATGATCCATGTTCCAGTCTGAACGTCTCGCCGCCGTCGGTCTTGCCTCGCGTCGCCGCCCCAACGGCCTGATGGCCTCGGTGACGTGGTTGGGCGGCCTGATCGCCACGGTCGCCGCCATGGCCGTGGGCGCGGTCCTGGCCGTCTTCACCGCCGCCGCCGTCGCAGTGATCGCCCTGTTCGCCGGGGTGCTGGTCTTCCTGGTCGGCCTGGTGATGCGGGCGCGCCGCAACCTGACGCCGCGCCGACGGGCCGGCGATGGCGAGGTGATCGAAGCGCGCAAGGTGGACGGCGCCTGGGTCGCCTACGGCTGGGAACGCGACGGCCGCTGAGGCGCGCCATGGTCGATCCGATCGCGGCGCCTTCGCCGAACTTCAACGAACGCCGCGCGCCGCCTGACATGCTGGTGTTGCACTACACCGGCATGCAGAGCGGCGAGGCCGCCCTTGCGCGCCTGCGCGATCCGGAGGCCCAGGTCTCGGCCCACTATCTGGTCGAGGAGGACGGGCGAATTTTCCGGCTGGTGCCCGAAGAACGGCGGGCCTGGCACGCCGGGCGTGGCGTCTGGCAGGGGCAGGACGACTGCAACGGCGCCGCCATCGGGATCGAAATTGTCAATCCGGGCCACGAATTCGGCTATCGCCCCTTTCCTGACGCCCAGATCTCGGCCGTGATCGCCCTGATCGAGGACATCCGCAGCCGCTGGACCATCCCCGACCACCGCATCATCGCCCATTCCGACCTGGCGCCCGAGCGCAAGACCGATCCCGGCGAACTGTTTCCCTGGAAGCGTCTGGCCCAAGCGGGTCACGGCCTGTGGTTCGAACCGGCGCCCGAGCGGATCAAGGCCCTGGGCGGCCTGTTGCAGAAGGACGATCAGGGCATCGGCGTGGTGGTCCTGCGCGCCGGCCTGCACCGACTGGGCTATGGGCTGAAACCCGGCGGTGACTATGACGTCGAGACCGAAACCACCGTTCGCGCCTTCCAGCGCCACTGGCGACCGTCGCGCATCGACGGCGTGGCCGACGGCGAGACTCGCGCCCGCTTGGTCGGCCTGCTGCAGTTGGCCAGCGCCGAGAGCGTCACGGGCGTCCTGATCTAAGGGTTCGATGCAGTCCAGGCGGCGACGAAGCGGGCGGCCTGCGCGCCGACGATCTGGGACGGCTGGCCCGGCTTGAACACCGCCGATCCGATGCCGAAGCCCGAGGCGCCGGCTGCGCGCCAGTCGGCGATGCTGTCGGGTTCGACGCCGCCGACGGCGTAGAGTCGGGCGGCCGCGGGCAGGACGGCGCGGACCGCTTTCAGGCCCTTGGGTCCGGCGATCTCGGCGGGGAAGAGTTTCAGCGCGTCGGCGCCGGCGTCCAGGGCGGCAAAAGGCCTCGGACGGGGTGAAGAAGCCGGGCAGGGACAAAAGGCCCAGTGTCTTGGTCTCGCGGATCACCTCGACGTTCGTATTGGGCGAGATGATCAGTTGGCCGCCGGCGTCCGCGACCTCGCGCGCCGCCGCGACATTCAGCACCGTGCCGGCGCCGATCAGGGCGCGGCCGTCCAGCGCAGAGCGCAGGCGGCGGATGCTTTCCAACGGCTGGGGCGAGTTCAACGGCACTTCCAGGCAGCGGAAACCGGCCGCGACGATGGCCTCGCCCACCTCCACCGCCTCGTCGGGCGTCAGCCCGCGCAGAATGGCGATCAGCGGCAGGGCGTCCAGGCTTTCGATGGCGACAGGGATCATCGGCGTAGGGCCTCGTGAATGCGCCACAGGCCCCCCGCCGTGGCGACGGCGCTGTCCGCCGTGCGGACGTCATGGAAACCACCCTGCTTCAGGGCGTCGGCGTATCGGCGACAAAGGGCGGGGGCGCCGATCAGGATAACGGGACGGTCCTTGGCGTCGATCTGCGCTACGACCTCGGCTCCGATCAGAAGGCCCGACAGATAGTCAGCCGCCCACGCCGGGGAAAGGCGACCGGCCAGACCTTCAACCCGCACGGAGAACAGGGCGGCGGTGATGGCGGTGTCGTGCAAGGCCCGATCGACCCCGGCGGCGAAGGCGGCGTCGTCCGCCCCTGGCTCGCCCATGTCGGCGCCCAGGATCGTGCCCTGGCGGATGGCGGCGAACAGTTCTCCGGTCATGAAGGTGCGGAAATCCATGATCCGGCCGTCGGCGGTGCGAATCCATTTGCTGTGGGTGCCTGGACCGACGACGACCGCGTCCTGGGAGACGTCCAGGCTGACGACCTGGGTTTCCTCGCCGCGCATCACGTCCTTGAGGCGGCCATCCTCGAACAGGGCGACGCCCGGCACGATGACGACGTAGGGCGCATCATCCGGACTGGCCACGGCGGTGGCCAGGTCCGGGACGCCGGCCGGGCAGGGCAGATAGGCCATCTCGCGCCATTTGCCGCGCGCCCCCGCCATGCCGCTGACCAGAACGGGCAGGCCCTGATTCAGCCAGTCGCCCGCGACTTGTTCCAACACCGGCCGGAATTGATCGGGCGTCAGGCCGCCCGCGCCGCGCGGGTCGGAGCGGCTGTCCAGCACGGCGCCGCCCGCGGCGATCCGCATGACGCGCAGATTGCTGGTGCCCCAGTCGACCC includes the following:
- a CDS encoding N-acetylmuramoyl-L-alanine amidase, giving the protein MVDPIAAPSPNFNERRAPPDMLVLHYTGMQSGEAALARLRDPEAQVSAHYLVEEDGRIFRLVPEERRAWHAGRGVWQGQDDCNGAAIGIEIVNPGHEFGYRPFPDAQISAVIALIEDIRSRWTIPDHRIIAHSDLAPERKTDPGELFPWKRLAQAGHGLWFEPAPERIKALGGLLQKDDQGIGVVVLRAGLHRLGYGLKPGGDYDVETETTVRAFQRHWRPSRIDGVADGETRARLVGLLQLASAESVTGVLI
- a CDS encoding 2-dehydro-3-deoxygalactonokinase; translated protein: MNGQARLIGVDWGTSNLRVMRIAAGGAVLDSRSDPRGAGGLTPDQFRPVLEQVAGDWLNQGLPVLVSGMAGARGKWREMAYLPCPAGVPDLATAVASPDDAPYVVIVPGVALFEDGRLKDVMRGEETQVVSLDVSQDAVVVGPGTHSKWIRTADGRIMDFRTFMTGELFAAIRQGTILGADMGEPGADDAAFAAGVDRALHDTAITAALFSVRVEGLAGRLSPAWAADYLSGLLIGAEVVAQIDAKDRPVILIGAPALCRRYADALKQGGFHDVRTADSAVATAGGLWRIHEALRR